The genomic interval CAGCCTGCAAGGAGCACACAAACTTGTCTCTGTCTGCATACTGCACACCCCATGAGCCAAGTGAATAAAGGTTCCCGGGGCAGAAAGTCTCCCAAGCGTGTGGCATCACAGAAAACCCTCTATTTTCAACATCTTAGCTTTAGGGGACTCCAAGCATACATTTTTCCCTGGTCTTCTCCACTGAGCTTGGAATATGTGGAGGTAACTGACATGAGCATTGTGCCAGAGAGTTGGTAGAACAAATAAGACCATGGGTGTGTCAGACACAAAATAGTACAAACTGGatgattccgtttatataaaGTTCGAGAACAGGGGAAAAGTAATCTctagtgatagaaatcagattAGTGGGGGTAGAGGGTGGGTGAGATTCTTTGGGAAGAGCACAAGGGAACTTTCAGGGGTAACAGAAATGTTTCGTTTCTTGAttggggtggtggttacatgcatgtatatatctGTCAAAATGCATCTGATAGTATACTTTTAAGgggtacattttattgtatataacttatacctcaataaaattgatttaaaaaaagaaaagaacacgggctttggaatcagacccTAATTTGAAATCTGCCTCTGCCACTTAGGAGGTATCTAATATCTGTGCCTTAGGTTCTTCacttataaaatggggctaatattACCTGCATTTGTTTTAGGTTTACAATAGGATAATGTATAAAGTGCTTGGCATAGTGCCTGGTCTGTAGTAAATACTCAGTAGATAATTGTCATTGTGTCTGGTGATTTGGTGGTCATCTATTTTGATCCCTGATAAAAATTGAATGCTAATGTGGGATCAGGGTGGGTAGGTGTGAGCTGATTTAGACGTATTTGGAATTGCCTAGTAGCTCGGGTGATAAAGAAAGATTTAGTCCTGGCCTTGACCCCGCATTTTTGGCCTTGGCAGAAACGAAGCCAATTGGTCAAGAAGCTAAATGACTCTGATCACCAGTCTAGCACCTCCCCGCTCATGGAAGGCACTCCTACCAtcaaatccaagaagaagctgcTGCAAATCATTGACACCACCCTGCTCAAGTGCTACCTCCATGTGAGTTCTCCAGCACTCGGGTCCCCACAGTCCCCTACTCTGGGGTCCCTGCCCCTGGTAAGAGTGAAGCCTTTGATGACAGGAACCAGCTACTCTTGGCCTGACGTCTGTGAGCTTCTTGGAATTGAGGGGAATGGCGAGATGTTGACCCAGAATCTTACAGTGGGCTGGTCTTCTCTGCTAAGATGGGGGTTAGTGCTACGAGTTGAACAGGGACAgtatttccccaaagaaaattTCCCCTTTCTTTACCCTCCCTCTCCCAAAAAAACCCTTGAAACCTGTTGTTTGAAAGAGCGTAAATGCTTTACAAGGTACTACCTGTAGTCCTGGCAAAGGGTTGTTTGCTGTCTGTTGCTTGTCACACCCCTGGTGTTTCAGCCTGAAGCAGGccggggctggggaaggggcgggCTCCCCAGGAAGCAGCTTCTGCTGAAATCCTGCCTCCTCTGCAGACGAACGTGGCCCTGGTGGCCCCCTTGCTGCGCCTGGAGAACAACCACTGCCACATCGAGGAGAGCGAGCACGTGCTGAAGAAGGCTCACAAGTACAGCGAACTGATCATCCTGTACGAGAAGAAGGGGCTCCATGAGAAAGGTGACTGGAGGAGAGGTTTCTTTGGTTGGGAGGGTCTCTTGTATTTTGACTGAGGTGTTGTTACCGAATCAGGTCTGGCCGCTCCCCGCTCGAAAATCAATACACgagagagagacaaatgttggtaagaaaggaaagttgcttttaatgAGAGTGCTGGcagtctggggagatggtggactcagtgTGCCCCAAAAGCCccctctgaagattctgctcgaCCACGAAagcttttaaaggggaaaagggaagtaatctcagttaatcattgagataggggccatcccccactgtgtgcaggcctGTTGccttcttgtgatttttctttagatgctatcgtgttcacacagtttgttcacaagattactgaaggggaagctagggaggAGATCTGGCCCTcttttaattacttattcttcatttccactcctttgatctatggaaagaaccaacGAGTTAGGCAAAGTATTGTGCGATCacaagatttgaaaggtgtgctagggCTACAGATGAGCAGAGCATGTAGGTGCCTGGTTTAAGGTTAATGACAAGATAAAGGGGGCTCCTGCAAAGACCTCTTTCCTGCCAAAAACTGCTTACAGTGTGATGACTCTCCAAGGAGATACGCCTTCTGGAAGGGGTTCATGACCTTATTCTTGGGCTTCGTGGCCAGCTCTGCAGGTGCTGGTGGACCAGTCCAAGAAAGCGAATTCCCCTCTGAAAGGCCATGAGAGGACAGTGCAGTACCTGCAACATCTGGGTAAGTCCAGCTTGTGGAAGGGGTGCGGGGAGAGGATGGTGCAAGTGGACCTGACCTCTCTCCCTTTCTGATTCCGACTGTCATTCCCGTCCCTCCCTCATGTTCACCCAACTGGGTTCCTCTGACTGGGGTGAAAGTCCCCCTGGTGATGGAACCATGACAGCTCCTTGGTGTGTAGCCAGCTCGGTAGGCCCAAGCAGCCCTGAGTGGCTGGTGCTTGGACAGAGCTATCTTCTCCGGAAGATAAATCCTGGGCAACCTGGGCACCTGCCTTCCTGGTCCTATGGGCAGGGTGGGTGGGCTTCATCTGCTGACTTTTCCCTCTAGGCACAGAAAACCTGCATTTGATTTTTTCCTACTCAGTGTGGGTGCTGAGAGACTTTCCAGACGATGGGCTGAAGGTAGGTCACGGAGCCCCTTGGATTTATCTGGCACCACGGTTGGTCCTGATTCTACTTCAGACGGCAGTggatggagggggaggaaggattCATGCAGTTCTCTGGTGTTTCAAAGACTGGGAAACATGGAACAGCAATGGAGTGGAGTGGAAAGAGCCTTGTGCAGATTCCAGGAGACCTGCGACCTAGTCTGTCCCATAGTAACTGGCCACAGATGCCCTTCCCATACAGTGTCTGTCCACTTGACCCTATGCTTGTGCGCATGTGCGTTTGGAAGAATTGCCATCAGATGGTTCTGCTGCTAGAACTCGGGTTTTGttccaacagatatttactgaggacCTCCCAGAGGTGGAGTCTCTGCCACGAGACCGAGTGCTTGGCTTCTTAGTGGAGAATTTTAAGGGTCTGGCAATTCCATATCTGGTAAGGTATTTTTTGATCTGAACTAAAAAGCTTCAAACCCAGGATCCAGGACTGCATGAGTCAGTGATTAGCCAATTCAGATTAGGGTTTGTGTCCCTTGGGGATTGGAAGGAATGTAAAGAAGGAATTGTAAGGAATGTAATATCCCCTGAAGACAGAGATCCCAGTAGACCAAGCTGGAGATGTCACTTTTTGATGCTACCCTCTAAAGATTTAAAGATACTACCTTCTAAAGATGACATACAGAGGGATAAAAGAGAAGGATGTtggagaaaaacatttcaaagccACATTTGTACAGCCAGACTCAACTGTGACCGAAGGACAACAAATCAGTCCTAAGTACCAGAATGCAAAtacttaaccttaattacatgGGCTGATTTGGAGGATTATGAGACAGAGTTAATTGGACTGGAAATCGATTGGAAATCAAGACAGTAATTCCTGATATTGCTCGGTTGTACTGTGAAATTTCCCAGTGGTTTTAGAAGAGCTATCCCTTGGTAGTATTTGTGGCCTAATTAGGGGACAATCTGGATGGGACCTCTTGGGCCTTAAAAATGTGAGGGAGCCTGGGCGATGGACTGGGTCACAGCACAGAGGGTACCAGGCAGACCTGTATCTTGCCTCAGGAACACGTCATCCACGTTTGGGAGGAGACGGGCTCTCGGTTCCACAACTGCCTGATCCAGCTGTACTGTGAGAAGGTGCAAGGTCTGATGAAGGAGTATCTCCTGTCCTTCCCTGCAGGTACCAGTTCTTGGAAAGCGGGGTGGCCCCAGGCCTTAGAGGAGAGCTGGACATGAGGGTGCCGTGGGTGGTTTAGGGAAGCAGACCTTCTCTGTAGGCCCAGGTGGGCAGGAAGTGCCTCAGAGGAGCCAGGGCAGCTAAGTGACCCCGCAGGTGAGACTCAGGGGCTGGTGTCTGGATCTGGGCACCTCTTAGCTTCCCTGGGCGTCACCCCTGGTGGTGGGGAAGGAGCAGATCTGTCTGCAGAGTGACACCTGTGCTGATAAGAAACAGGTTTGTCTAGCAGAGTGCTTCTCTACGcagcttggtttttttttcttacctcaaGCTGATGTTTTGGGGCCATGTAGAGACCATAAGCTAAGAGAAGGCCAACTGGAAACCACCATGGAGGCCCTTTCTGATTATTGAATCCCATCCCTCTCGTCTTTCTTAATGACCCCACATTGCTGCCCGACAGCATCCTTTCATGCTGAGTGTGGTTTTCCTTAAAGGCAAAGCTCCAGTCCCTGCtggtgaggaagagggagagcTGGGAGAATACCGACGGAAGCTCCTTAAGTTCTTGGAAATTTCTAGCTACTATGACCCAGGCCGGCTCAtctgtgattttccttttgatgGTGAGTGTCTGGCTTAGGTCCAGAGCCACTTTAGCAGAAGGTAGTGCAAAAACGGATCTTTCCCTTTTACCAGTTCCCCAGCCCTCCAAAAGGTTGGGCCTGGGAAAAACCACATGTTTCAGGCCTGTGCTCCTGTTCTGTCCCCTCTGAAGGCTCAGTTTTTTTTGAGAGGAGTCTCTTTTGGGTATGAACCACATgctaatttttatgtatttatttgtttttggctgcgttgaggcttcattgctgcacacgggctttctctagttgcagcgagcgggggctactcttcgttgcgttgcacagccttctctttgcggtggcttgtcttgttgcggagcacgggctttagacGCCGGGGCTTCACTAgttttggcacgcgggctcagtagttgtggctctcgggctctagagcgcaggctcagtagttgtggcacacgggcttagttgctctgtggcatgtgggatcttcctggaccagggctcaaacccgtgtcccctgcactgggaggcagattcttaaccactgcaccaccagggaagccctcttgcttcTTCTTTCATAGCTTTTATcatttacatgtatatgtgttttaagtcgcacaggctccagacgcacaggctcagtggccacggctcacgggcccagccgctccgcggcatgtgggatcttcctggaccagggtttgaacccgtgtcctttgcattggcaggcggattctttttttttttgcgatacgcgggcctctcactgttgtggtctctcccgttgtggagcacaggctccagacgcacaggctcagtggccatggctcacgggcccagccgctccgtggcatgtgggatcttcctggaccagggcacgaacccgtgtcccctgcatcggcaggcggactctcaaccactgtgccatcagggaagcccagcaggcggattcttaaccactgtgccactagggaagccccaccacATGCTAACTGATGGCCAGGTTGAAAGCTGTTTCTTGCTTCAGTACATATTCGTGGCCAAGTTCATTGGTTAGCAGTTTTTATAATCTGGCATAATGTCTAATTATACATCAGACAGACGTGTGTCTGAAAAAAGACACACGTCTGTCTGAtgtataagctccatgagagcagagaccagGTGTCTGTTTACCTAACTGAAGTGCCTGGTACATTGTAGGTGCTTATTATGCACTTGGCTGATCATCAAGTGTTGTTGCCCCATTTGTAAGCAATCACAAAAAAGATGGGATAAAGTACCTCCTAAAATagctccctcccctcttcccttttaaaaattttagtaattttctccttgaaaaaatcccaagtaataaaaatatttttccccttttatattTCCCCAATATCCATTCCTCTAATAGCTTAGCCCCTGGCCTTGGGCTTGCCTAATGGGGATGATGGTTACTTATACACCTTTTTCCCCACAGGCCTCTTAGAAGAGCGTGCTCTCCTGCTGGGACGCATGGGGAAACACGAACAAGCTCTATTCATCTATGTCCACATCCTGAAGGATACGAGAATGGCTGAAGAGTACGTTGACCCTGTCATCCCACCTCGCAAGGGTCTAAAAGAGGCCCCCCAGAGAGATGAGAGGCGTGAGAGGCTAAGAAAGCCACCCCTCCACCCTTCAGCAGGAGCGAGAATCACCTCGTGTGCTGGCTCCCGATTTTGCTGTCATTAGGCTGCTCACGCAGGCAGCATCGATGTGCTGTCTCTAGACGTGGCCTTGTCTGACCACTTTCTCCCTTGTAGGTACTGCCACAAGCATTATGACCAAAATAAAGATGGCAACAAAGATGTAAGTAGTGACCCTGGCCCCAGGGAGCACGGGTGCATTGCACCGTCACTCTTAGCATAGCTAACCCCTCTGGCTTGGCCACAGGTGACCCTGGTATGAATTGCTAAGATAAGACAGGTCATGGGTCAATGTGCTGATTGGTTTTGCACGTGTGTGTTGAGGTAGAGGCAGGGTGACCATGATCCTGGTTTGCTTGGGATGGTTCTGGCTTACATCTGTTGTCGTCTGTGTGATGATTCATAGCACCCCTGCCCCTTTACTCTCGAAAGAATCGCGACTTGTGTAATAAATTTATGTGGTCAGCCTGTTGAGAAGGAACATCTGATGGTTCTGGTAAGATGCACACATGTGCTCTGTCTAGATTGCACATGGATCTGTCAATGTACAAAGATGTTTTTGGTGGCCATGACTGGGGGTAGGCCTGCTACTGGAATCTAGGAGGTAGAGGCCAGAGTTGCTATTAAACGGTGCACAGCACAGACCCAGCAAAGAATTATTCGGCCCAGAATATtgagtgctgaggctgagaaactctgTGGTATGGGTACCAGTAGGAGATGCAGCATCTCATCTTGGGTAATCCTCACCTGCTAATACGTGGCAGGGTCTCAGCCTCCAAAGCCAAAGGAAATGCAGGATCTCTTTGAGTCATTTTGTTAACAGTGTAATGCAAAACAAATACaaggcatttgatttttttttctctcagggaGAACACAATCTTTAACATCTTCAGTTGACTGactttacaaaattttttaaaaggtgaaaaatgatGAGTTTTAAATGCTCCGTGACAGCTGTTCCTATAGACCAACCCTCTTGCCTTTAGGTGTGGTCACTCTGGGGGTTCTGGGAGGGTTGCCAGCCTGACGTGCATGGCTTGTTGTGTATGAGACAGGTGTATCTGTCCCTGCTCCGTATGTACCTGTCCCCGCCCAGCGTTCACTGCCTGGGGCCAATCAAGCTGGAACTGCTGGAGCCACAAGCCAACCTCCAAGCCGCCCTGCAGGTCCTCGAACTGCACCACGGCAAACTGGATACCACCAAGGTCAGGAGTTCTTCTCAGGGAGATGGAGGGCGCGTGTGGACAGCATGGAATGAGAAGAGGGGCCAGAGGGGGACTGGGGTTCGAGGGCTCCGTGACGTCAGGCATTTCCTCAGTCTTACTCGTGTCCTGCCTCACCCtattcccttctctcttcccgTCCCCAGGCCATCAACCTTCTGCCAGCAAACACTCAGATTAACGACATACGCATCTTTCTGGAAAAGGTCTTGGAAGAGAATGCACAAAAGAAACGGTTCAATCAAGTGCTCAAGAACCTTCTCCATGCAGAGTTCCTGAGGGTATGAGCCTTTCAGACACGAGGGCAGGCGTGTACTTTTCAGTGTGAGACAGTTACCACGTTCCCTGTAGATAAAGGCAGAGCTTTATGCTTTTGAACTCTAGTTCAAGCTGATCGGTAACCAACTGGGCATTTAAATGCAGGTGTTTCAATTAGGGGAGTCTCTGTGGGCTGGGAAATGAGACAGTGCCGGCCCTTCCTTCTGTTCTAAATACCTGCTGGACAGTGGGACTTTTCCCCCAATCTCTCTGctcccaggtccaggaagagcGGATTCTACACCAGCAGGTGAAGTGCATCATCACAGAGGAGAAGGTGTGCATGGTGTGTAAGAAGAAGATTGGGAACAGGTGAGCCTCATCCACAGCTACATTGTCGGCTCTGATGTGGGTCACGCTCAGGATGGATTTAAAATGCCCCTATGCCCCTTAACCAAAGAGGAAAGTGCAGCTGCAGACTCTCCGGGCCGCTTTTAGTTCTTGAGCCTCCAGAGGGCAGGCCACGTTGTCTGACGGGGGTGTGGAGGGGGTTTGAGAATTTAAAGGCCTGAAATGTATGGCATGGAGCTCTTGACTCCTTGCCCATAAAGCCCTTCCCCTCTGGCAGCTAAACACTGTGATGTAGCCAGGGTGTGTGTGAGAGCTGTGTGTGGACAGGAAGTCCTTCTCTTTTAAGGATACACctctgaaggaagaaaaaggtcTTTCAACCTGCTGCCTCATGACTTGAGTAAAATCCTGAGGCAGCATCATTCTGTTTTACGGCATATACTCCAGTCAGTCCCCTTTCCTTCAAAGAAGAATGATTTGTCCTTTTTCTTATATGGCTGAAAGAATCCTTTTCTTTAGAAAGACTTGCTGTCCTTTGTTAAAATTAGCccaagggacttgcctggtggcgcagtggataagactccgcactcccagtgcagggggtccaggtttgatccctggtcagggaactagagcccacatgcatgctgccattaagagttcacatgccgcaactaaggagcccacctgctgcaactaagacctggtgcaaccaaataaataaagaaatattaaaaaaaaaaaaattacccaaaacTTGTTCTGATGAGCAGTCGGCTCTCAGCCGCTGCTGAGCCAGGCTGGTGTACTGCCCCATCTGCCTAGGCTTGCACATTGATGACAGTAAGAAATATCCCCATGCGCTCAAATGGTGTGGACCTCATCCTCTGTTTGGATATTTGACAGAGGTGGTGGCTACGTAAATCCAGAGATGCCAGGCTGCTGTTTGTGGTTAGGGTGGGCGGCTTCTGGAATGGCACCTGGTAAGGTGCCTTTTCCAGTAAGAAGTGGTCTTCTCTTAGAGGCAGTCCTCACTCCCAGGTCATTTTCCTTCCCTGCAGTGCATTTGCAAGATACCCCAATGGGGTGGTCGTGCACTATTTCTGCTCCAAAGAGGTCAACCCGGCTGACACCTGAGCCCAGCAAGCCGAAGACTGAGCAGCGGACAGCTCGGCTTATCCCAGAGGCGGGGAGAGCCCCGGCCTGGGGAATCGggggctgctgccaccaccaggaGTCTCCCCATTTGGACACTGCTGGCTACCTTGTGCCGTGGAACATCTCTGAATCAATGAGACTTGTGTTCTGGCGTTGCCAGACTTTTAATAGAAAAAGCAATTAGTTACACCTTATATACCATTATGTTGCAGGCAATTCTGAAGAATTTTATACCTGCTTGGAcaggaggagatggggaagggcACCATCCTGTCTCTGCATTCCAATCACCCAAATAAGGAAACTGTCTCAAGTGTTTGCAACCCTGGGGTTGTTTATTCCAAGGTTTCTATTAAGATACATGCAGGACTTCACAGGAGCCCTCAGCTTGGCTGCCTGAATGCCTGGAGTACCAGAGCACCTCTGGCTGCAAAGGCCAAATGGCCCGTCCTCTAGGTAATGCTGGTCACTTTGTAGTCGCTGACCCTGTGTCCCCCCACCAGTCTCCCCATTCGgctctttatttttcagtctccttcactttctacttattttcttcctttatctcaccccccacctctccacccaggctttctctcctattttcctgACACCGGAAATAACTAGTATTTTAAACAAGGTAAAATGAGAAGCAAGAGGAAGTCCCAGTTTCTAGGAATACATTGCTCGATTGTCAGGTGTGTTGTAAATAGATCCTCCCTGGACTGTATGCGCTATGCCTGGAAGCTTAGGAGAGCCTCATTCTCGGTCCCTCGGGGCTGAGTGTGATGGTCGCTCTAAGGGTGGGCGGCCCTGGGTATGTGACCTCTTGGCAGGTGTCCCCACAGGCTCCTGCTCCTGGTTCTTCCACCAGCCACCCAGGGCAGGTTGGTTTAGGCTTTCTGAGCAGAGTGCTTTGTGCTCTGGACACCTTTCTCTTCCCAGGCAGTGTCATCCGCCTACCTTACACCTTGGCCTGGCCATtgttctccagctttcttttgcagGGGTTGGAGGATGGCTCTGGGATATGGTAGGTAGGTGGATCTCTGCTGCACACAGAGAACGATCAGATCAGGAGCTGACACTGACGTGATGTAGGGCATGCTTGTGAGGTGCTCGGGGACAGCCGAGAGTCGGCCGAGCTGCTGGCGGCAGGAGTTTGTGACGTAACTCACCACCAGATCCGCTGAGCACTTGTTCGTGTTCGGGGGAGACCCTGCCTCCCAcggggctctagagcccacaggagGGGTGCCTAGCACTGCAggctgaggacacagggacagCGGCCCTGCATCCTGTCCTCCTGGGGATTTTGTAGATGCACCGTCTTGTTACCCCAGTGTTTCTAACAGTAATGAGGGTATGTGACAACACCCGATACTGACACGGTTCTAGTGGCCTGTCCTTGACATGAGATCCTTTCTAAACCCCAGCACCGTGCTATCTGGGGCCTGTGTTGCAGCCTGACTTGCTGGTGTAGATGAGGCTCCTCCCAGGCACGCTCTCTGCGGAGGGTCTGAAGGGACGGAGTGAGGGCCGTCAGCATCGTTCACAGAGGCAGGCCACTCTGCTCAGGTTTGGGAGGCCGAGCAGCGCTTCACAAGATCCATGTCCCACTGGCCACGCCCCCGCTAAGATGCATTGCTGCCCGGGGCCCTGTTTGCAGCGGCTTGGACCGAGCTTCCTCTGGGAGCAGCCGCAGAAACTGGCCCCGCCCCGTGCACCCTGCCTTCCCCGCCTGCGGTGTGTGTACCTCCCTACCTGTGTGGCACACGTGTTTGAAGCAGTAGAATGAAGAATGCGTGTTTCCTTCCCTTCTGGAATACATAAACGACCCAGTTTTCCTGAACTCCATTCTCCTTTCCTGAACTCTCTGCCCTCCGTGGAGGTGTGGAGAAGGCTGGAGATGAAAGCTCTGTAGTGAGGACGACGAAGATCTCTCATAATAAACATCATGAAGTACGAAACCAAGGCTGTctgagtctctttttccccctttcctgtgGGATTTGatgaaaataacaatgagatgTTAATAATCGAGAAGACTAATCCAATTAGTGACTGAGAAAAAAAGTCAGTATAACACTGCTGTCTTGATGTGTGCCGTCCAGTACAGCTAGTGTGTAGCTGATATTgacagcacagatacagaacatttccagcatCACAAAGTGCTAGTAGACACTGCAAATCTAGCTGATCCAAACTACTTGCCCTTCGCTTCACATATTACGGCCTtgtgcttcttcctcttcctgcagCTCAATGACTGGGACAGGCAGGAAAGATGTTGACTTGGTGGGATTAAGGGACCTAGGGATGTTTGAGAAGTGGAGAAGTGTTGGTCCACTTTGGCCAGCTCCAAAAAGGCAATCTGGTCCTTCTGTGTCCCTCTCTGGAGCCATCTCTGGCCATCCTGAGTTTTCCCTGGGGATGAAAAAACGTCTGGGACTAAGAGGTATGACTTTCTTGAGGCATGGGGTCTATGACTTCCAGGAGAGAGTGTGGTACAGCCCAGAAAGCACTCTAATTAGTCAGGGGTCCTGGAtgccaggcctggctctgcccccagctagctccgtgcccctccctcaggCTCCCCTGCTGTGGCTCCAAGGGCCTCCACATTGTGCATACAGGTCACTAAGAGGCTGGAACTCTGGCATTTCTGAGACCCCAGCACAGGTCTTGGCCTCATGCTCCAAATTAAGCAGAAACACGCCCTCCCCCTTGGGACCTTGCCAACAGCAGTTCTGGGAATTTCTGGTCTGAACTTGCTTTCAGAGTTCATTTCAGAATTGAATCACCTCATTTTGGAATGTCATCTTTTCAGTCTCCCAACTCGGGCACTGGGGAGGAGAGTGGAGATGACTGGGTCTTGGTTGAGGAAAAGAAATGTATCTCCCAACAGCTCACTGCCCTAGAGATCCTTTCTTCCAGAAACTGTGCCTGTCTTGGCCACCTAGGTGGCTGCGGTCTGCAGAAAAGGGAGCATCACACACCACCTGCAGCTTAAGGCTCATGATGGTCAAAGGGGACCCTCTAAAGCCTTTATCTCTAGTAGCTTAAGGACAGGCAGGCTGGTTTTTACCTGCCTTTATCGATACCACCTGACCATATCCCTACTTCTGTTCCTGGACCATCCAGGTATTTCCACAGATTCAGGAAGGAGTCCTAGTTAGAAGCCACAGCAGGGAATCACGAGTCTGAATTTCTTCAGGATACGGTTGGGCCCTCCTCACCTTTGGACCAGGGCCTAGTGCAgcgtctggcacacagcagcctCTCAGTGTTTGGGGAACAAATGAGAGAGGCCCTGAGGGATTAGAAACACCTTTGAGTCCAGATGAAACACTGTGGGAACCAGAGATTTCCATGTTTCTGCTTAAGAGCTGTGGGGAAGGTGGGACTTGAGAGGTGTTAGAGTCTCTTCTGATAGCTGGGGGAACCTAGGCCCCTGATGCAGCACTTTCTGGCTCTGCTGTTCCCTGGACCACCTGTGTCTGCATCATCTAAAAGGCTTGTTGGAAGTACAAACACCTGGGTTCTAGCCACACCCTCTAAATCAAATCGTCTGGGGAGTAAGGTGCAGGCATCTATTTTCCATAAGCAGCCCCATGATAACCAGAGGCTAGGTTTGGGAACCAGAGTGCCAGTTCCTCATCCTCTTTGAGAGGGTCTGAAGTCCCTCCTGCTAGAGGACACTGGGCTCCAGTCACTTCCTGGAGCTCATCAAACCCCACCTCCAGTCCCAGCTGTGAGTCCTCAGCAGAGCAGCCTGCTCCACCCTCCGCACTCTAGCTACCTGTCAGACCTGAGCCAGCAGCCAGTGTAGCCAGAGGAGCGCAGGCAGGGCTTCCTGCCGGGAGCCAGGCTGCCCGGCCATGCTCTGGGCGCACTGGCCCAGGTGGCTGACAGGCAAGGCACTGCCCCTCGTGGGTGCGGTGTTGCTGCAGAAGAGACAGAAGGGGGAACCTCAGTGGAGGCGGTGGCGGGTAAAGTACCTGATCTCCCCTGGGGGGTGTGGACAGGAGGAGTCCTGGGCGCACAGGGCCCTGTGGAGACTGGGGCCAGCCCTGGGAATGCATTTTGATCTGGGCCAGGACCGATTTGCTCCAGATTACCTGGTAGAGCTTAGAGAGCttggccaaataataataatcttgaAGTTAATCACCCCCGGTTAGGAAATGGAAGCCATGTGACACTTGCAGCTGACTGGCTTTTGCCCGGTATGCCCTAGCCTGGCTGTAGAATGGGGGTTGGGGGTTGAGGGAG from Physeter macrocephalus isolate SW-GA chromosome 11, ASM283717v5, whole genome shotgun sequence carries:
- the VPS39 gene encoding vam6/Vps39-like protein, with the translated sequence MHDAFEPVPILEKLPLQIDCLAAWEEWLLVGTKQGHLLLYRIRKDVGCNRFEVTLEKSNKNFSKKIQQIHVVSQFKILVSLLENNIYVHDLLTFQQITTVSKAKGASLFTCDLQHTETGEEVLRMCVAVKKKLQLYFWKDREFHELQGDFSVPDVPKSMAWCENAICVGFKRDYYLIRVDGKGSNKELFPTGKQLEPLVAPLADGKVAVGQDDLTVVLNEEGICTQKCALNWTDIPVAMEHQPPYIIAVLPRYVEIRTFEPRLLVQSIELQRPRFITSGGSNIIYVASNHFVWRLIPVPMATQIQQLLQDKQFELALQLAEMKDDSDSEKQQQIHHIKNLYAFNLFCQKRFDESMQVFAKLGTDPTHVMGLYPDLLPTDYRKQLQYPNPLPVLSGAELEKAHLALIDYLTQKRSQLVKKLNDSDHQSSTSPLMEGTPTIKSKKKLLQIIDTTLLKCYLHTNVALVAPLLRLENNHCHIEESEHVLKKAHKYSELIILYEKKGLHEKALQVLVDQSKKANSPLKGHERTVQYLQHLGTENLHLIFSYSVWVLRDFPDDGLKIFTEDLPEVESLPRDRVLGFLVENFKGLAIPYLEHVIHVWEETGSRFHNCLIQLYCEKVQGLMKEYLLSFPAGKAPVPAGEEEGELGEYRRKLLKFLEISSYYDPGRLICDFPFDGLLEERALLLGRMGKHEQALFIYVHILKDTRMAEEYCHKHYDQNKDGNKDVYLSLLRMYLSPPSVHCLGPIKLELLEPQANLQAALQVLELHHGKLDTTKAINLLPANTQINDIRIFLEKVLEENAQKKRFNQVLKNLLHAEFLRVQEERILHQQVKCIITEEKVCMVCKKKIGNSAFARYPNGVVVHYFCSKEVNPADT